In Xiphophorus maculatus strain JP 163 A chromosome 2, X_maculatus-5.0-male, whole genome shotgun sequence, one genomic interval encodes:
- the LOC102224040 gene encoding arg8-vasotocin receptor-like, producing MRNPSDAPLLSGGNQSLLASSLSGDPTMGTPSNGTPLHANGSDPFARNEDVAQIEIMVLSITFVVAVIGNVSVLLAMYHTKKKTSRMHLFIKHLSLADLVVAFFQVLPQLCWEITFRFYGSDFLCRVVKHLQVMGMFASTYMMVMMTLDRYIAICHPLKTLQQPTKRSYVMIVSTWMCSLVLSVPQYFIFSLSEIKNGSEVYDCWAHFVEPWGSKAYVTWMTVGIFLVPVVILILCYGFICRTIWRNIKYKKKKKTVAGAAGKSGLIGKSSVSSIMMISRAKLRTVKMTFVIVLAYIVCWAPFFTVQMWSVWDRNFQWDDSENTAVTLSALLASLNSCCNPWIYMIFSGHLLQDFVHCFSCCCRLSGDYKEDSDSSIRRTTLLTRITNRSPTGSTGNWRELDNSPKTSAQTE from the exons ATGCGCAATCCATCCGACGCGCCTCTCCTGAGCGGAGGCAACCAGTCCCTGCTGGCTTCCAGCCTCTCCGGAGACCCGACGATGGGAACCCCTTCGAACGGCACCCCCCTCCATGCGAACGGATCCGACCCGTTCGCGCGCAACGAGGACGTGGCCCAGATCGAGATCATGGTCCTGAGCATCACCTTCGTCGTCGCCGTGATCGGCAACGTGAGCGTGCTGCTGGCCATGTACCACACCAAGAAGAAGACGTCCCGCATGCATCTGTTCATCAAGCACCTGAGCCTGGCCGACCTGGTGGTCGCCTTCTTCCAGGTGCTGCCGCAACTCTGCTGGGAGATCACCTTCCGCTTCTACGGCTCGGACTTCCTCTGCCGCGTGGTGAAGCACCTCCAGGTGATGGGCATGTTCGCCTCCACCTacatgatggtgatgatgaccCTGGACCGCTACATCGCCATCTGCCACCCGCTGAAGACCCTCCAGCAGCCCACCAAGCGCTCCTACGTGATGATCGTCTCCACGTGGATGTGCAGCCTGGTGCTGAGCGTCCCGCAGTACTTCATCTTCTCCCTGAGCGAGATCAAGAACGGCTCCGAGGTGTACGACTGCTGGGCGCACTTCGTGGAGCCGTGGGGCTCCAAGGCGTACGTCACCTGGATGACCGTGGGCATCTTCCTGGTGCCGGTGGTCATCCTCATCCTGTGCTACGGCTTCATCTGCCGCACCATCTGGAGGAACATCAagtacaagaagaagaagaagacggtGGCCGGGGCGGCGGGCAAGAGCGGCTTGATCGGGAAGTCGTCGGTCAGCAGCATCATGATGATCTCCAGGGCGAAGCTCAGGACGGTCAAGATGACGTTTGTGATCGTCCTGGCGTACATCGTCTGCTGGGCGCCGTTTTTCACTGTGCAGATGTGGTCGGTGTGGGACCGGAACTTCCAGTGGGACG ATTCTGAGAACACAGCGGTGACTCTGTCTGCGCTCCTCGCCAGCCtcaacagctgctgcaacccGTGGATATACATGATCTTCAGCGGCCACCTCCTGCAGGATTTCGTGCACtgcttctcctgctgctgcaggctgAGCGGCGACTACAAGGAGGACTCGGACAGCAGCATTCGCAGGACGACGCTGCTGACCAGGATCACCAACCGGAGCCCGACGGGCAGCACCGGCAACTGGAGGGAGCTGGACAACTCCCCGAAAACGTCAGCTCAGACGGAGTAA